In the Streptomyces sp. f51 genome, one interval contains:
- a CDS encoding ABC transporter ATP-binding protein: MCAVRGLTKTYPAVRGRRGTPATPEVRATDGVRLDIRRGEIFGLLGPNGAGKSTLVRQLTGLMRPDSGSVEILGHDIVRHPERAARILAYLGQESTALDELTVSLAAETTGRLRGLDLRAARAERDAVLDELGLTALASRPLKKLSGGQRRLACLAAALVGRRPLLVLDEPTTGMDPVARRAVWAAVDRRRAEQGATVLLVTHNVIEAETVLDRVAVLDEGRVIACDTPAGLKEQVAGEVRVELVWRENAPLHVPEVAALRARAVESGRRWTLRLAPEEARAAVATVTGGAAFAALDDFTLATPSLEDVYLALGGHATQGLVKA; the protein is encoded by the coding sequence GTGTGCGCCGTGCGAGGTCTCACGAAGACCTATCCGGCCGTCCGCGGCCGCCGCGGCACCCCGGCGACACCCGAGGTCAGGGCCACCGACGGGGTCCGTCTGGACATCCGCCGCGGCGAGATCTTCGGCCTGCTCGGACCGAACGGCGCCGGCAAGTCCACCCTCGTGCGCCAGCTGACCGGACTGATGCGCCCCGACAGCGGCAGCGTCGAGATCCTCGGGCACGACATCGTGCGCCACCCCGAGCGGGCGGCCCGCATCCTCGCCTACCTCGGGCAGGAGTCCACCGCCCTGGACGAGCTGACCGTGTCCCTGGCCGCCGAGACGACCGGGCGGCTGCGCGGGCTCGACCTCCGCGCGGCCCGGGCCGAACGGGACGCCGTCCTCGACGAACTGGGCCTGACGGCGCTCGCCTCCCGCCCCCTGAAGAAGCTCTCCGGCGGACAGCGCAGGCTCGCCTGCCTCGCCGCCGCGCTCGTCGGCCGGCGCCCGTTGCTGGTCCTCGACGAGCCCACCACCGGCATGGACCCCGTCGCCCGGCGCGCCGTGTGGGCCGCCGTCGACCGGCGCCGCGCCGAACAGGGCGCCACGGTCCTGCTCGTCACCCACAACGTCATCGAGGCCGAGACGGTCCTCGACCGGGTCGCCGTCCTCGACGAGGGACGGGTCATCGCCTGCGACACCCCGGCCGGGCTCAAGGAACAGGTCGCGGGCGAGGTCCGGGTCGAACTCGTCTGGCGCGAGAACGCCCCGCTGCACGTCCCCGAGGTCGCCGCGCTGCGGGCCCGCGCCGTCGAGTCGGGCCGCCGCTGGACGCTGCGGCTCGCGCCCGAGGAGGCCCGCGCGGCCGTGGCCACGGTCACCGGCGGGGCCGCCTTCGCCGCGCTCGACGACTTCACGCTGGCCACGCCGAGCCTGGAGGACGTGTATCTGGCCCTCGGCGGGCACGCGACACAGGGACTGGTGAAGGCGTGA